The following proteins are co-located in the Thermodesulfobacteriota bacterium genome:
- the pyrR gene encoding bifunctional pyr operon transcriptional regulator/uracil phosphoribosyltransferase PyrR: MQAGDTTVLLNADEIRKALERIAREIVDRGEGTVKDLALIGIHTRGVFLARRIGAVIAGMTGENVRTGTVDITLYRDDWTRISYQPVVQSTDIAFSVDDRRVVLVDDVLFTGRTTRAALDALTDFGRPSRVELAVLVDRGLRELPIRADYVGKSIETSRVQTVNVMLAECDESDLVVVRG; the protein is encoded by the coding sequence ATGCAGGCAGGTGATACAACCGTTTTGTTGAATGCCGACGAAATCAGGAAGGCACTGGAAAGAATCGCCCGGGAGATCGTTGACAGAGGGGAGGGCACGGTCAAGGATCTGGCCCTCATCGGTATCCATACCCGGGGGGTGTTCCTGGCCCGGCGGATCGGCGCCGTGATCGCCGGGATGACGGGTGAAAACGTGCGGACCGGTACCGTTGATATTACGCTTTACCGGGATGACTGGACCCGGATCAGTTATCAGCCGGTGGTGCAGTCCACGGACATCGCTTTCTCGGTCGATGACCGGCGCGTGGTCCTGGTGGATGACGTTCTGTTTACCGGGCGCACGACCCGGGCCGCCCTGGACGCCCTGACCGATTTCGGCCGGCCGTCCCGGGTGGAGCTGGCGGTGCTGGTCGACCGGGGCTTGAGAGAGTTGCCCATCCGGGCCGATTACGTGGGTAAATCCATAGAAACCAGCCGGGTGCAGACGGTCAACGTGATGCTGGCCGAATGCGACGAGAGCGACCTGGTGGTGGTCAGAGGATAA
- a CDS encoding alpha/beta fold hydrolase translates to MEEAVFFKCGDIRLSGLMHRGNRDRAAVITHPHPLYGGDMHNFVVETVSRACWSAGYSTLRFNFRGTGQSQGEYSGGVEEQDDVAAAVSYLTETGCSQIDLAGYSFGAWVCALGAHKYGKINRMVLVSPPVAFVDFKGIASLPSLAAVVTGSDDEFAPPDIIRAMIPAWNPGARFHVIDGADHFYFGYDRELEKIIKEALR, encoded by the coding sequence ATGGAAGAGGCCGTTTTTTTCAAGTGCGGCGATATACGGTTATCCGGCCTGATGCACCGGGGAAACAGGGACAGGGCGGCCGTGATCACCCACCCGCATCCCCTTTACGGCGGGGACATGCACAACTTCGTCGTGGAGACCGTCTCCCGGGCCTGCTGGTCGGCGGGGTACTCCACCCTGCGTTTTAACTTCCGGGGCACGGGCCAAAGCCAGGGGGAATACAGCGGCGGGGTAGAGGAGCAGGACGACGTGGCCGCGGCTGTTTCATACCTTACGGAAACAGGCTGTAGTCAAATCGACCTGGCTGGTTATTCGTTCGGCGCCTGGGTATGCGCCCTGGGCGCTCATAAATACGGAAAAATCAATCGAATGGTCCTGGTCTCCCCACCGGTCGCCTTTGTGGATTTTAAAGGCATCGCCTCACTACCGTCCCTGGCGGCGGTCGTCACCGGCAGCGATGACGAGTTCGCGCCCCCGGACATCATCCGCGCCATGATACCCGCCTGGAATCCCGGTGCCCGGTTTCATGTCATCGACGGAGCGGATCATTTTTACTTTGGATATGACCGGGAACTGGAGAAGATAATCAAAGAGGCGCTTAGATAA
- a CDS encoding 2-amino-3,7-dideoxy-D-threo-hept-6-ulosonate synthase codes for MFTSGKAIRMERLMNRNTGKTVIVPMDHGVTVGPITGLVNMSEAVNAVAEGGANAVIGHLGLPKFGHRSYGRDVGLILHLSAASNLSPRPNRKVLVNTVENALRVGADGVSIHINVGDEYEAEMLKDFGKVVVDCIHWGMPLIAMMYPRGPKIDDEKNVEHVKLAARIGAELGADFVKTNYTGDPESFAKVVEGCPAPVLIAGGTKAGDQEMFNIIEGAMKAGAKGLSIGRNAFQHKNPTLFVKAACAIVHDGKSAAEAMEILQSGQS; via the coding sequence ATGTTTACCAGCGGCAAAGCCATAAGAATGGAACGCCTCATGAACCGGAACACCGGTAAAACCGTCATTGTTCCCATGGATCACGGCGTCACCGTCGGCCCCATTACAGGACTCGTCAACATGTCCGAAGCGGTCAATGCCGTGGCCGAAGGCGGCGCCAACGCCGTGATCGGCCATCTGGGTCTGCCCAAATTCGGTCACCGGAGCTACGGCCGGGACGTGGGACTGATCCTGCACCTGTCCGCGGCCAGCAACCTTTCCCCCCGGCCCAACCGGAAAGTCCTGGTCAATACCGTGGAAAACGCACTGCGCGTGGGCGCCGACGGTGTTTCCATCCATATCAACGTGGGCGACGAATACGAAGCGGAAATGCTCAAGGACTTCGGCAAGGTAGTAGTGGACTGCATCCACTGGGGCATGCCCCTGATCGCCATGATGTATCCCCGGGGACCTAAAATCGACGACGAGAAAAACGTGGAACACGTCAAGCTGGCGGCCCGTATCGGAGCCGAGCTGGGTGCGGACTTCGTCAAGACCAACTACACCGGCGATCCGGAATCCTTTGCCAAGGTGGTGGAGGGATGCCCCGCGCCCGTTCTGATCGCCGGCGGCACCAAGGCCGGCGACCAGGAAATGTTCAACATCATCGAAGGCGCCATGAAAGCCGGAGCCAAGGGGCTGTCCATCGGCCGCAACGCTTTTCAGCACAAGAACCCGACCCTGTTTGTCAAGGCGGCCTGCGCCATCGTCCACGACGGCAAGAGCGCCGCGGAAGCCATGGAGATCCTGCAAAGCGGCCAGAGCTGA
- a CDS encoding MaoC/PaaZ C-terminal domain-containing protein, with protein sequence MNTNEIHKGDTFTASEIVDKYRAIYYAGASGDFNPIHIDPEFGQMVGLGGVILHGLCTLGFVTKAVTDWAGDPGKLKRLKCRFASPVHLGDTVTTRAEVVDVTGDRARIKLSVTTQENTEVLTMTEAEVAL encoded by the coding sequence ATGAATACAAATGAAATTCATAAGGGCGATACCTTTACGGCCAGTGAAATAGTTGACAAATACCGGGCCATATACTATGCCGGGGCTTCCGGTGACTTTAATCCCATTCACATTGACCCGGAATTCGGACAGATGGTGGGCCTGGGCGGCGTCATCCTTCACGGGTTGTGTACCCTGGGCTTTGTCACCAAGGCGGTAACGGACTGGGCCGGCGACCCGGGCAAGCTTAAACGCCTCAAATGCCGGTTTGCCTCCCCGGTTCACCTGGGCGATACGGTCACCACCCGGGCCGAGGTTGTGGATGTCACCGGCGACCGGGCCAGGATCAAACTCAGCGTCACCACCCAGGAAAACACCGAGGTGCTGACCATGACGGAAGCGGAAGTCGCACTGTAA
- a CDS encoding MogA/MoaB family molybdenum cofactor biosynthesis protein, whose product MGSKEHKQHAPSRLKVGVLSISSTRTLENDDGGQWIRKEAEKEHHTVVCHRVIIDDVRAIRAALCETINQHGPQLVIMTGGTGLAGKDVTIEAVRPLFRKELTAFGPVVAQLSFEEIDSAAILSRATAGIVGKAVVCCIPGSLNACKLICRNLIFPEAGHLAKHLNE is encoded by the coding sequence ATGGGCAGCAAGGAACACAAACAGCACGCGCCGTCCCGGCTGAAGGTCGGCGTTCTTTCCATTTCCAGCACGCGAACACTGGAAAATGACGACGGCGGGCAGTGGATCCGGAAGGAGGCGGAAAAGGAGCATCACACGGTGGTCTGTCACCGGGTGATCATTGACGACGTCCGGGCCATCCGGGCCGCGCTTTGCGAAACCATCAACCAGCATGGACCGCAACTGGTCATCATGACCGGCGGCACCGGTCTGGCGGGAAAAGATGTCACCATCGAAGCGGTGCGGCCCCTGTTCCGCAAGGAGCTGACCGCCTTCGGGCCGGTGGTGGCGCAGCTCAGTTTCGAAGAGATCGATTCTGCCGCCATCCTCTCCCGGGCCACGGCCGGCATCGTCGGCAAGGCCGTGGTCTGCTGCATCCCCGGCAGTCTTAACGCCTGCAAGCTCATCTGCCGCAACCTGATTTTCCCGGAAGCCGGGCATCTGGCCAAACATCTGAACGAGTAA
- a CDS encoding LbtU family siderophore porin has product MKKLSVCVWCFLMVGMIGVLPARAMHEKDAEDRIEALSARIEALEKTAADKQASSRWMEVFSFSGLLEAEAGYEKLNPEAAGEPTDKSSDVTLATMQLGVDATLNEHVSGHVLFLWEQDDTEPVDLDEGFVTISGGEQRPVYVTAGKYYLPFGNYETHFISDPFTLELGEANESAVMCGYHGALFDINAGAFNGDINQTDEDDHVENAFAGASFTLPDDWAGPVSLTAGISYISSIADTDGLSGEIAGRDGEEGTGGLKDDVGGMAGYVTIGFEDRAFFKAGYVGALDEFEPGELAFVDGKAKPSAWNFEAAYVTGSRIGAGLKYEGTDDCGDFLPETGFGAIIFWYPFEQTFVGLEYMHQEYDTRDIGQNLTAQLAYEF; this is encoded by the coding sequence ATGAAAAAATTGTCTGTATGTGTCTGGTGTTTCCTGATGGTCGGAATGATTGGCGTCCTGCCGGCGCGGGCCATGCATGAAAAAGACGCGGAAGACCGGATCGAGGCCCTGTCCGCCCGTATTGAAGCGCTGGAAAAAACCGCGGCAGACAAACAGGCGTCTTCCCGCTGGATGGAGGTGTTCAGTTTCAGCGGACTGCTGGAAGCAGAAGCCGGTTATGAAAAATTAAACCCGGAGGCCGCCGGAGAACCGACGGATAAATCCAGTGATGTCACATTGGCCACCATGCAGCTGGGGGTGGATGCCACATTAAACGAACATGTCAGCGGGCATGTCCTTTTTTTATGGGAGCAGGATGATACCGAACCGGTGGATCTGGACGAAGGATTTGTTACCATCAGCGGCGGGGAGCAACGACCGGTGTATGTGACCGCCGGAAAATATTATCTGCCTTTTGGAAACTACGAGACGCATTTCATCAGCGATCCGTTTACCCTTGAACTGGGAGAGGCTAATGAAAGTGCCGTCATGTGCGGGTACCACGGCGCGCTTTTTGATATCAACGCCGGAGCGTTTAACGGTGATATCAATCAAACAGATGAAGACGATCACGTGGAGAATGCTTTCGCCGGTGCGTCGTTCACCCTTCCCGATGACTGGGCCGGGCCCGTCAGCCTGACCGCCGGCATTTCCTATATTTCCAGCATTGCCGATACGGACGGCTTGTCCGGGGAGATTGCCGGTCGGGATGGTGAGGAGGGGACCGGCGGGCTTAAAGATGATGTCGGCGGCATGGCCGGTTATGTGACCATCGGCTTTGAAGACAGGGCGTTTTTCAAGGCAGGGTATGTCGGCGCCCTGGACGAATTTGAACCGGGAGAACTGGCTTTCGTTGACGGCAAGGCAAAGCCGTCGGCCTGGAATTTTGAAGCCGCTTATGTGACCGGTTCACGAATCGGAGCCGGATTAAAGTATGAAGGAACGGACGATTGTGGTGATTTCCTCCCGGAAACGGGTTTTGGCGCCATTATCTTCTGGTACCCGTTTGAGCAGACCTTTGTGGGCCTGGAGTATATGCATCAGGAATACGATACCAGAGACATCGGCCAGAACCTTACCGCCCAGCTGGCGTATGAGTTTTAG
- a CDS encoding AMP-binding protein, with amino-acid sequence MLITEILARNARVYGAEVALIERSPAEGRRTEINWEEFDARSNRVAQALIAAGVKKGDRVVQLMTNCLDWLPIYFGILRTGALAVPLNFRFMAETIEKCVKTAGARVMIFGEEFIDRVNAVKDALDRSVETYIFTGDESIRPGYCRSYADLLREFPPVAPEVVLAAEDDAALYFTSGTTGDPKATLLTHRNLEFSCYVENHHHGQTHEDNFLCIPPLYHTGAKMHWFGNFIVGARAVIMKGVEPRWVIEAISEEKITVVWLLVPWALDILFAIENKDILLSDYRLDQWRLMHIGAQPVPASLIREWKKIFPHHQYDTNYGLTETTGPGCVHLGVENMHKVGAIGRAGFDWETRIVDESLNPVARGTIGELMVRGPGVMKAYYNNPEATDQVLKSGWLLTGDMAREDEDGFIWLVDRKKDVIITGGENVYPVDIESFLFTHPKIHDAAVIGLPSLRLGEIATAIIQPKEGQAITVEELTAFCSQLPRYKRPRKFFFDTIPRNPTGKIEKPKLRKKYAGVEESFKVG; translated from the coding sequence ATGCTGATTACGGAAATTCTGGCCAGGAACGCGCGCGTGTATGGCGCGGAGGTGGCCCTGATCGAGCGCAGCCCGGCTGAGGGCCGGCGTACGGAAATCAACTGGGAGGAGTTTGACGCCCGCAGCAACCGCGTCGCTCAGGCGCTGATAGCCGCCGGTGTCAAAAAGGGCGACCGGGTGGTACAGCTGATGACCAACTGCCTGGACTGGCTGCCCATCTATTTCGGGATTCTGCGCACCGGCGCCCTGGCCGTGCCCCTCAACTTCCGGTTTATGGCCGAGACCATTGAAAAGTGCGTGAAAACCGCCGGGGCCCGGGTGATGATTTTCGGCGAGGAGTTCATCGACCGGGTCAATGCCGTCAAGGACGCCCTTGACCGGAGCGTGGAGACTTATATTTTTACCGGCGACGAATCGATCCGCCCTGGCTATTGTCGCTCCTATGCCGATCTCTTGCGGGAGTTTCCGCCCGTCGCGCCGGAGGTGGTGCTTGCCGCCGAAGATGACGCCGCCCTGTATTTTACTTCCGGGACCACCGGTGATCCCAAGGCCACGCTTCTGACCCACCGCAACCTGGAATTCTCCTGCTATGTTGAGAACCACCATCACGGCCAGACCCATGAGGACAATTTCCTGTGCATCCCTCCCCTCTATCACACCGGTGCCAAGATGCACTGGTTCGGCAATTTTATCGTCGGTGCCAGGGCCGTCATCATGAAGGGGGTGGAGCCCCGATGGGTCATCGAAGCCATATCCGAGGAAAAGATCACGGTGGTCTGGCTGCTGGTTCCCTGGGCGCTGGATATCCTGTTCGCCATTGAAAACAAGGACATTCTTCTGTCCGATTACCGGCTGGATCAATGGCGCCTGATGCATATCGGGGCTCAGCCCGTGCCCGCCAGCCTGATCCGGGAATGGAAGAAAATATTTCCCCATCACCAGTACGACACCAACTACGGTCTTACGGAAACCACCGGCCCCGGCTGCGTCCATCTGGGAGTGGAGAACATGCACAAGGTGGGCGCCATCGGCCGGGCCGGCTTCGACTGGGAGACCCGCATCGTTGACGAGTCCCTGAACCCCGTGGCCAGGGGAACCATCGGCGAGCTTATGGTACGCGGTCCCGGCGTCATGAAAGCCTACTATAACAATCCCGAAGCCACGGACCAGGTGCTTAAAAGCGGCTGGCTCCTGACCGGAGACATGGCCCGGGAAGATGAAGACGGGTTTATCTGGCTGGTTGACCGGAAGAAAGACGTCATTATTACCGGTGGAGAAAATGTGTACCCGGTGGATATCGAAAGCTTTCTGTTTACCCACCCGAAGATTCATGACGCCGCCGTGATCGGCCTGCCCAGTCTGCGGCTGGGTGAGATCGCTACGGCCATCATTCAGCCCAAGGAGGGGCAGGCCATTACCGTCGAGGAGTTGACGGCGTTCTGCTCGCAACTGCCCCGGTACAAACGGCCGCGAAAGTTCTTTTTCGATACCATTCCCCGCAATCCCACCGGGAAGATTGAAAAGCCAAAACTGCGGAAGAAGTATGCCGGGGTTGAGGAGAGCTTCAAGGTGGGATAA
- the thrS gene encoding threonine--tRNA ligase, with product MITITLPDKSVRQFDSPPTGDDIARSISDGLWRSSVAMELDGVLCDLSSRVDRDAAVRLITTRDKEALEIMRHSAAHIMAEAVQHLFEKAELTIGPVVADGFYYDIDMEPVSEEVFPKIEAEIQAIIKNKTPFVRREVSREEALRLYQGQKYKTEIIEGLEGETISIYTNGDFSDLCRGPHVPHTGFIGAIKLMKVSGAYWRADQQREQLQRLYGTAFFTKKELNAYLELIEEAKKRDHRKIGAQLDLFSFHQEAAGMPFFHPRGMVMWNILLDYWRQEHKAAGYVEVKTPVMLDRKLWERSGHWENYRENMYISEIEGSQYAIKPMNCPGGMLLYNEKIYSYRELPLRAAEIGLVHRHELSGVLSGLFRVRAFHQDDAHIFMMPDQIEPEILGVLRLVERIYGTFGLGFHLELSTRPKKSIGTDEQWEKATRGLKGALETYGKGYQVNEGDGAFYGPKIDIHIKDAIGRTWQCGTIQLDMSLPERFDLSYIDHNNSKQRPVMIHRVVYGSIERFFGILIEHFAGKFPLWLAPVQAVLLPMNDALISFAGEIRERLENSGIRTEVDSRTESLNKKVREAQLNKIPLVITLGDREKESGTLSVRTLEGKVRQGVTMEAFLDRVCAHIRGKSRDPEIF from the coding sequence ATGATTACCATTACACTTCCTGATAAAAGTGTCCGACAATTTGATTCCCCGCCGACCGGCGATGATATCGCCCGGTCGATTTCCGATGGGCTCTGGCGCAGCAGCGTGGCCATGGAGCTCGATGGCGTCCTGTGCGACCTGTCTTCCCGGGTGGACAGGGACGCCGCGGTCCGGTTGATCACCACCCGGGACAAGGAGGCCCTGGAGATCATGCGGCACAGTGCCGCCCACATCATGGCCGAGGCCGTTCAGCACCTGTTTGAAAAAGCGGAATTGACCATCGGGCCGGTGGTGGCCGACGGCTTCTATTACGATATCGACATGGAGCCGGTTTCCGAGGAGGTGTTTCCCAAAATCGAGGCGGAAATCCAGGCCATCATCAAAAACAAAACGCCCTTTGTCCGCCGGGAAGTATCCCGGGAAGAGGCCCTTCGCCTTTACCAGGGCCAGAAATACAAGACGGAAATCATCGAGGGCCTTGAGGGCGAAACCATTTCCATTTACACCAACGGTGATTTTTCCGACCTGTGCCGGGGACCGCACGTGCCCCATACCGGGTTTATCGGCGCCATCAAGCTGATGAAGGTGTCCGGTGCTTACTGGCGGGCGGATCAGCAGCGGGAACAGCTTCAGCGGCTTTACGGCACCGCGTTTTTCACGAAGAAGGAATTGAACGCCTACCTGGAGCTGATCGAAGAGGCGAAAAAACGGGACCATCGTAAAATCGGCGCCCAGCTCGATCTGTTCAGCTTTCATCAGGAAGCGGCCGGCATGCCCTTTTTCCATCCCCGGGGCATGGTCATGTGGAATATCCTGCTGGATTACTGGCGGCAGGAGCACAAGGCGGCCGGATACGTGGAAGTCAAGACGCCGGTCATGCTGGACCGGAAGCTCTGGGAGCGAAGCGGCCACTGGGAAAACTACCGGGAGAACATGTATATCTCGGAAATTGAGGGCAGCCAGTATGCCATCAAACCCATGAACTGTCCCGGCGGCATGCTGCTCTATAATGAAAAAATTTATTCCTACCGGGAGCTTCCTCTGCGGGCCGCGGAAATCGGGCTGGTGCACCGCCACGAGTTGAGCGGGGTGCTGTCCGGCCTGTTCCGGGTCCGGGCCTTTCACCAGGACGACGCCCATATATTCATGATGCCCGATCAGATCGAACCGGAGATCCTGGGGGTGCTCCGGCTGGTGGAGCGGATTTACGGCACCTTCGGTCTGGGCTTTCACCTGGAGCTGTCCACCCGGCCGAAAAAATCCATCGGCACCGACGAACAGTGGGAAAAGGCCACCCGGGGATTGAAGGGTGCGCTGGAAACGTACGGAAAAGGATACCAGGTCAACGAGGGAGACGGCGCCTTTTACGGCCCCAAGATCGACATCCATATCAAGGACGCCATCGGCCGGACCTGGCAGTGCGGCACCATTCAGCTGGATATGTCCCTGCCGGAGCGGTTTGACTTGAGCTATATCGATCATAACAACAGCAAGCAGCGGCCGGTGATGATCCACCGCGTCGTCTACGGTTCCATCGAACGGTTTTTCGGCATTCTGATCGAACATTTCGCCGGCAAATTTCCGTTATGGCTGGCCCCGGTTCAGGCGGTGCTGCTGCCGATGAACGACGCCCTGATCTCTTTTGCCGGAGAGATCCGGGAAAGACTCGAAAATTCAGGCATCCGGACGGAAGTCGACAGCCGCACCGAGAGCCTGAACAAGAAGGTGCGGGAAGCCCAGCTCAACAAGATTCCCCTGGTCATCACCCTGGGCGACCGTGAAAAAGAATCCGGTACCCTGTCGGTGAGAACGCTGGAAGGCAAGGTCCGGCAGGGCGTGACCATGGAAGCGTTCCTTGACCGGGTTTGTGCCCATATCCGGGGGAAAAGCCGGGATCCTGAAATTTTTTGA
- a CDS encoding DUF99 family protein: MNARRFSNVIGFDDAPFDRRQTGPVPVVGAVFAGLRLDGVLTGTIEKDGTDAAESLAGLILNSKFAGHIRLVMLQGISLGGFNVVDAPFLRDITGLPVLVIARTRPDMAAIHDALLKDIPGGRQKWSIIEGLGEMEPVNGVYMQRVGLNREEADAVIRRFSVNSNIPEPIRVAHLIAGALATGQSRGAP; the protein is encoded by the coding sequence ATGAACGCCAGAAGGTTCTCCAATGTCATCGGTTTTGATGATGCGCCCTTTGACCGCCGCCAAACCGGTCCGGTACCTGTTGTCGGTGCGGTGTTTGCCGGTTTGAGACTGGACGGCGTTCTGACCGGGACCATAGAGAAAGACGGCACCGACGCCGCCGAATCCCTGGCCGGGCTCATCCTGAATTCGAAATTCGCGGGCCATATCCGACTGGTCATGCTCCAGGGAATTTCCCTGGGCGGTTTCAACGTGGTGGATGCGCCGTTCCTGCGGGATATAACCGGCCTGCCGGTACTGGTAATCGCCCGGACCAGGCCCGACATGGCCGCGATCCACGATGCTTTACTGAAAGACATCCCCGGCGGCCGGCAAAAATGGTCGATTATCGAGGGGCTGGGAGAAATGGAGCCGGTCAACGGCGTTTACATGCAGCGCGTCGGCCTCAACCGGGAGGAAGCCGATGCCGTCATTCGCCGTTTCAGCGTCAACAGCAACATTCCCGAACCGATCCGTGTTGCCCACCTGATCGCCGGCGCCCTGGCGACCGGCCAGAGCCGGGGTGCTCCCTGA
- a CDS encoding HRDC domain-containing protein, with amino-acid sequence MNLPTEPGPPYRLVTSSQELAQIVPSLMKEKVIAVDVEADSMFHFTEKVCLLQIATVSQCLIIDPLAAVDLFLLKPLFLAPEITKIFHGASYDVRCLGMCCDITINNLFDTEIACRFLGIGESGLNAVVQQTFQVALDKKYQKKDWSRRPLPAEMLEYAARDVHYLIPLRAILAERLAQMRRASWVEEECRMISIVRCLPENGQPLFLKVKGAGRLDRHGLAILENLLQKRMDIARKKDLPPFKIIGNTALIRLAEEKPASRNALKQSRILSDKQVSMYAEPICLAIREALEKKEDDLPVYPREKHKPLSRKATLRVDALKQWREATAARLAMDPGLILPNALAIGIARENPRSLEQLDRVGEMKEWRKKEFGEEIVRVLSEIK; translated from the coding sequence TTGAATCTCCCGACCGAACCCGGCCCGCCATACCGACTGGTTACTTCCAGCCAGGAACTGGCCCAGATCGTGCCCTCCCTCATGAAAGAAAAAGTCATCGCGGTGGATGTGGAGGCCGATTCCATGTTTCATTTTACCGAAAAGGTCTGTCTGCTCCAGATCGCCACCGTCAGCCAGTGCCTGATCATCGACCCCCTGGCCGCCGTCGACCTTTTTCTTCTGAAACCCTTGTTCCTGGCACCGGAAATCACCAAGATTTTTCATGGCGCCAGTTACGATGTCCGCTGCCTGGGCATGTGCTGTGACATTACCATCAACAACCTGTTTGATACGGAAATCGCCTGCCGCTTTCTGGGAATCGGAGAAAGCGGCCTGAACGCGGTGGTGCAGCAGACTTTTCAGGTCGCCCTGGACAAGAAATACCAGAAAAAAGACTGGTCCCGGAGGCCCCTTCCCGCCGAGATGCTGGAATACGCGGCCCGGGATGTACATTACCTGATCCCCCTGCGGGCCATCCTGGCAGAACGCCTGGCGCAGATGCGCCGGGCATCCTGGGTGGAAGAGGAGTGCCGCATGATCAGCATCGTTCGCTGCCTGCCGGAAAATGGCCAGCCGCTGTTTCTCAAGGTCAAGGGTGCCGGACGACTTGACCGGCACGGCCTGGCGATCCTGGAAAATCTCCTGCAAAAACGGATGGACATCGCCAGAAAAAAGGACCTGCCGCCTTTCAAAATAATCGGCAACACCGCCCTGATCCGGCTGGCCGAAGAGAAGCCGGCCAGCCGCAACGCGCTGAAACAATCGCGCATCCTGTCGGACAAACAGGTGTCCATGTATGCGGAGCCGATATGTCTGGCCATCCGGGAAGCGCTGGAGAAAAAAGAGGATGACCTTCCGGTTTACCCGCGGGAAAAGCATAAGCCCCTCTCCCGCAAGGCGACCCTCCGGGTTGACGCCCTGAAGCAGTGGCGCGAGGCCACCGCCGCCAGGCTCGCCATGGATCCCGGGCTGATCCTTCCCAACGCCCTGGCCATCGGCATCGCCCGGGAAAACCCCCGAAGCCTGGAACAACTGGACAGGGTCGGGGAAATGAAGGAGTGGCGAAAGAAGGAGTTCGGGGAGGAGATCGTACGGGTCCTCAGCGAAATTAAATGA
- a CDS encoding MaoC family dehydratase N-terminal domain-containing protein: MDLDKKFIGRKYGPVTYEIGREKIAEYAMAIKNPDPHYVDEAFARKTPYGDIIAPPTFAVVYAGKLIVPFFFDSELNLNLAMLVHGEQEFEFHEIVRPRDVITTMGEITGIVNKEKLDVVTICGESRNQDNVLVCTAKFTFVIRK; the protein is encoded by the coding sequence ATGGACCTGGACAAAAAATTTATCGGCCGGAAATACGGTCCGGTCACCTATGAAATAGGCCGGGAGAAAATCGCCGAATACGCCATGGCGATCAAAAATCCGGACCCCCATTATGTGGACGAGGCGTTCGCGCGGAAAACCCCTTACGGGGATATCATCGCGCCCCCGACCTTCGCGGTCGTCTATGCCGGCAAGCTGATCGTTCCGTTTTTCTTTGACAGCGAACTGAACCTGAACCTGGCCATGCTGGTGCACGGCGAACAGGAGTTTGAATTTCATGAAATCGTCCGGCCCCGGGACGTGATCACCACCATGGGCGAAATCACCGGCATCGTCAACAAGGAGAAACTCGACGTGGTGACCATCTGCGGGGAGAGCCGCAATCAGGACAACGTTCTGGTCTGCACGGCCAAGTTTACGTTTGTCATCAGAAAATGA
- a CDS encoding methyltransferase domain-containing protein, translating into MNKARQEHDICTWWHAYFFDNPLRRLLHAPRRLFADYLFTGMTAMDIGCGMGYFSIAMAKIVGAEGKVLAVDVQPQMLKILRRRAARAGAGHIILTHLCDGSGIGLDKTVDFALLFWAMHEIPDNAGLAREITAMLKPGGICFVAEPAFHVQAGTFAAQVSAFAQTGLREIARPKVALSRAAVFKKEGPRG; encoded by the coding sequence ATGAACAAAGCCCGGCAGGAACATGACATCTGCACCTGGTGGCACGCTTATTTCTTCGATAACCCCCTGCGCCGACTGCTGCACGCTCCACGCCGGCTGTTCGCCGATTATCTTTTCACCGGCATGACCGCGATGGATATCGGCTGCGGCATGGGCTATTTTTCCATTGCCATGGCGAAAATCGTTGGCGCTGAGGGCAAGGTTCTGGCCGTGGATGTGCAGCCGCAGATGCTCAAAATTCTGCGAAGGCGGGCGGCCCGTGCCGGGGCGGGGCATATCATCCTTACCCATCTTTGCGACGGAAGCGGGATCGGACTGGATAAGACAGTTGATTTCGCGCTCCTTTTCTGGGCCATGCACGAGATTCCCGATAACGCGGGCCTGGCCAGGGAAATCACGGCCATGCTCAAACCGGGAGGCATCTGTTTTGTGGCCGAACCGGCCTTTCATGTTCAGGCCGGCACCTTTGCGGCCCAGGTAAGTGCGTTCGCGCAAACCGGCCTGAGAGAAATCGCCCGCCCGAAAGTCGCCCTGAGCCGGGCGGCGGTGTTTAAAAAAGAGGGGCCAAGGGGGTAG